A DNA window from Loxodonta africana isolate mLoxAfr1 chromosome 7, mLoxAfr1.hap2, whole genome shotgun sequence contains the following coding sequences:
- the LOC111751222 gene encoding isocitrate dehydrogenase [NAD] subunit gamma, mitochondrial-like translates to MALKLLTAARDTVKAIFRPTILCHPWKILLGYETSLRSISYHPQLPMHVGHQLVPPSAKYGGRHTVTMIPGDGIGPELMSHVKSVFTHSCVPVDFEEVQVHSTCSLEDIHNAIFSIRRNGVALKGNIATDHNLPLTHASLNNMLRTSLDLFASVIHCKSLPSVVTRHNDVDIIVIRESTEGEYTNLEHESVNGVVETLKITTETKSLRIAEYAFQLAQEMGRKKVTAVHKANIMKLTDGLFLQCCAEVASHYPQITFETMTVDYTTMQLVTQPQQFDVMLMPNLYGNVIHNICTGLVGGAGLVPGANYGQLYAVFETGTRQTGKYIAKKNVANPTAILLASCIMLDYLELSSYATSIRNAVLTSMDNKGIHTPDIGGCGTTSEIIQDIMNRIQT, encoded by the coding sequence ATGGCGCTGAAGTTGCTGACAGCTGCCCGTGACACTGTGAAGGCAATTTTTCGACCTACCATTCTCTGCCATCCTTGGAAAATTTTACTTGGCTATGAGACCTCTCTGAGGAGCATCTCTTATCATCCTCAATTACCCATGCATGTTGGACATCAATTGGTTCCTCCATCAGCCAAGTATGGTGGGCGGCACACAGTGACTATGATTCCTGGGGATGGCATTGGGCCTGAACTTATGTCGCATGTGAAGTCTGTGTTCACACACTCATGTGTTCCTGTGGATTTTGAGGAGGTCCAGGTGCACTCCACTTGTAGTTTAGAGGACATTCACAATGCCATCTTCTCCATCCGTCGAAACGGTGTGGCACTAAAGGGCAACATTGCAACTGACCATAACCTGCCATTGACTCACGCATCCCTCAACAACATGCTTCGCACCTCCCTAGATCTCTTTGCCAGTGTCATCCATTGTAAGAGCCTGCCAAGTGTGGTCACCCGGCACAATGATGTAGACATCATTGTCATTCGGGAAAGTACAGAGGGTGAGTACACCAACCTGGAGCATGAGAGTGTGAATGGAGTGGTAGAGACCCTGAAGATCACTACTGAGACCAAGTCTTTGCGCATTGCTGAATATGCCTTCCAGCTAGCACAGGAGATGGGGCGCAAGAAAGTGACAGCTGTGCACAAGGCCAACATCATGAAACTGACAGATGGTCTCTTCCTCCAGTGCTGTGCTGAGGTGGCATCACACTATCCTCAGATCACCTTTGAGACCATGACTGTGGACTATACCACCATGCAGTTGGTAACCCAGCCCCAGCAGTTTGATGTCATGTTGATGCCTAATCTTTAcggcaatgttatccacaatatTTGCACAGGGTTGGTTGGGGGCGCAGGCCTTGTGCCTGGAGCCAACTATGGCCAACTGTATGCAGTGTTTGAGACAGGTACAAGGCAAACAGGCAAGTATATAGCCAAGAAGAATGTTGCTAACCCTACTGCTATACTTCTGGCAAGTTGTATTATGCTGGATTACCTTGAGCTCAGCTCCTATGCCACCTCCATTCGCAATGCGGTCTTGACATCCATGGACAACAAAGGTATCCATACACCAGACATTGGAGGATGTGGTACCACGTCGGAAATCATTCAAGACATCATGAATCGCATCCAGACCTAA